In Companilactobacillus allii, one genomic interval encodes:
- a CDS encoding glucosaminidase domain-containing protein — MTITRRQRIQEENRLTRLNNKSVKSSNISKNVTFLGGSLVLGGVVTSLASVETTVPVYAEATSAISAISAISATNTVDTSTDIVTPRGVGDTNFINYIGNSARKLANNNDIYASVMIAQAMVESGWGTSGLASAPNYNLFGIKGSYNGESVNMGTQEDDGTGSLYSISSNFRKYPSYKESLEDYVSLIRGGVSGNPEIYAGAWKSNTTSYEDATAYLTGRYATDTTYADKLNAIIKKYDLTKFDTADGSQDQTYVYAQGDTLQSVADKFNMTVETLMDLNNLKTSSYVYPGKTLTVLKVIGNDNQEQPVTVNNLSNVVGTTSSDSDTTSDVSDVYGKSQAPVIVQDETNGVKKYDSSNSSSNVAVAVKNTLTSDDSNSNSSDDTVTVQDGDTIDSIAAQANTTTDQIKQDNDLNSDLLVVGQKLMV, encoded by the coding sequence ATGACAATTACACGTCGTCAGCGTATTCAAGAAGAAAATCGCTTAACTAGATTAAATAATAAAAGCGTTAAAAGTTCAAATATAAGCAAAAATGTTACATTTTTGGGTGGAAGCCTAGTTTTAGGCGGAGTGGTTACTTCACTTGCAAGTGTAGAAACTACTGTGCCAGTCTATGCTGAGGCTACATCTGCAATTAGTGCAATTAGTGCAATTAGTGCAACTAATACAGTCGATACAAGTACTGATATTGTTACACCACGTGGTGTTGGCGATACAAACTTTATAAACTATATTGGTAATTCAGCACGCAAATTGGCCAATAACAATGATATCTATGCCTCAGTAATGATTGCACAAGCAATGGTTGAAAGTGGCTGGGGTACTAGTGGACTTGCTAGTGCACCTAACTATAATTTATTTGGTATTAAGGGTTCGTACAATGGTGAGTCAGTTAATATGGGAACTCAAGAAGATGATGGTACTGGTAGTCTTTATTCGATCAGTTCTAATTTTAGGAAATACCCATCATACAAGGAATCTCTTGAAGACTATGTGTCTTTAATTAGAGGTGGAGTTTCAGGTAATCCTGAGATTTATGCTGGAGCTTGGAAGAGCAATACTACTTCTTATGAAGATGCTACAGCATATTTGACAGGCCGTTATGCTACTGACACTACTTATGCAGACAAATTGAATGCAATTATCAAGAAATATGATTTAACTAAGTTTGATACAGCCGATGGTTCACAGGATCAAACTTATGTATATGCACAAGGTGACACACTACAGTCGGTCGCCGATAAGTTCAATATGACTGTTGAAACATTGATGGATCTTAATAATTTGAAGACATCTAGCTACGTGTATCCAGGTAAGACGTTAACAGTTCTTAAGGTTATTGGTAATGATAATCAAGAACAACCAGTCACTGTGAATAATTTGTCTAACGTTGTTGGAACAACTAGTTCAGATTCAGACACTACTTCAGATGTTTCGGATGTATATGGTAAGAGTCAAGCACCAGTTATCGTTCAAGACGAAACAAACGGAGTTAAAAAATATGACTCTTCAAATAGTTCATCCAATGTTGCAGTTGCAGTTAAGAACACTTTAACATCAGATGATTCGAATAGTAACTCAAGTGATGATACTGTTACCGTTCAAGATGGTGACACGATTGATTCTATTGCTGCACAGGCAAATACAACGACTGATCAGATAAAGCAAGACAATGATTTAAATTCTGATTTATTAGTTGTCGGACAGAAGTTAATGGTATAG
- the leuS gene encoding leucine--tRNA ligase yields the protein MYNHNTVEKKWQKYWKENQTFKTTNDKNKKNYYALDMFPYPSGQGLHVGHPEGYTATDILARMKRAQGYNVLHPMGFDAFGLPAEQYAMDTGHNPADFTEKNIQNFKRQINSLGFSYDWDREVQTTDPKYYKWTQWIFEQMYKKGLAYEAEVPVNWSPDLGTVVANEEVIDGKTERGGFPVVRKPMRQWMLKITAYADRLLDDLDLIDWPESIKEMQRNWIGRSIGAHIDFAVDGFDDKKITVFTTRADTVFGVSYIVLAPENDLVDTITTDENREAVEAYKAEASRKSDLDRTDLNHDKTGAFTGSYAINPVNGEKVQIWISDYVLATYGTGAVMAVPSGDQRDYEFAKKFNLPIVPVIEGGDLSKEAYTGDGAHINSGFLDGLHKDDAIKKITEYLEDNGCGKKFVNYKLRDWLFSRQRYWGEPIPIIHWEDGETTLVPEDELPLKLPAEADIKPSGTGESPLANLTDWVNVVDKNGRKGRRETNTMPQWAGSSWYYLRYIDPHNDEKLADYDLLKEWLPVDLYIGGAEHAVLHLLYARFWHKVLYDMGVVPTKEPFQKLFNQGMILGDNHEKMSKSKGNVVNPDDVVESFGADTLRVYEMFMGPLDASIPWSENGLSGAHKFLDRVWRLFINDDDYSTLREGYVVDTNDGKLDKIYNETVKKVTEDYDALRFNTAISQMMVFVNEAHKTDSMPREYAEGFVKLLAPIAPHMMEELWSKYDHKNSISYEPWPTYDESKMISDTVELILQVNGKLRDKMEVPVGMGKEEIEKLAREDEKVQKFTEGKNIVKVIVIPNKIVNIVVK from the coding sequence ATGTATAATCACAATACAGTTGAGAAAAAATGGCAAAAGTACTGGAAGGAAAATCAAACTTTCAAGACTACTAATGACAAAAACAAAAAGAACTATTACGCACTAGATATGTTCCCTTATCCATCTGGACAAGGTCTACATGTTGGACATCCAGAAGGGTATACAGCTACTGATATTCTTGCACGTATGAAGCGTGCTCAGGGATATAACGTGTTACATCCAATGGGTTTTGATGCATTTGGATTACCTGCTGAGCAATATGCAATGGATACAGGACATAATCCTGCAGATTTCACTGAGAAGAATATCCAAAACTTCAAGCGTCAAATTAATTCATTAGGATTTTCATATGATTGGGATCGTGAAGTTCAGACTACTGATCCTAAGTATTACAAGTGGACACAATGGATATTTGAACAGATGTACAAAAAAGGTTTGGCTTATGAAGCTGAAGTTCCAGTTAATTGGAGTCCAGATCTTGGTACAGTTGTCGCTAATGAAGAGGTTATCGACGGTAAAACAGAACGTGGTGGATTCCCTGTAGTTAGAAAGCCTATGCGTCAATGGATGCTGAAAATCACAGCCTATGCTGACAGATTGCTGGATGATCTTGATTTGATAGATTGGCCAGAAAGTATCAAAGAAATGCAACGTAACTGGATCGGTAGATCCATTGGGGCACATATTGACTTTGCAGTTGATGGCTTTGATGATAAGAAAATCACAGTCTTCACAACTCGTGCTGATACTGTGTTCGGAGTTTCATATATAGTGTTGGCACCAGAAAATGATCTAGTTGACACAATTACTACAGATGAAAATCGCGAAGCAGTCGAAGCATATAAAGCTGAGGCCTCACGTAAGTCAGATCTTGATAGAACTGACTTGAATCATGATAAAACCGGTGCTTTTACTGGTTCATATGCAATAAACCCTGTAAATGGTGAAAAAGTTCAAATTTGGATTTCTGATTATGTTCTTGCTACTTATGGTACAGGTGCAGTTATGGCTGTTCCTTCAGGTGATCAACGTGATTATGAATTTGCAAAGAAATTTAATTTGCCTATCGTACCAGTTATTGAGGGTGGAGACCTTTCTAAAGAGGCCTATACCGGTGATGGTGCTCATATCAACTCTGGATTCTTAGATGGATTACATAAAGATGATGCAATCAAGAAAATAACTGAATATCTAGAAGATAACGGTTGTGGTAAGAAGTTCGTCAATTACAAACTTCGTGATTGGTTGTTCTCACGTCAAAGATATTGGGGTGAACCAATTCCTATTATCCATTGGGAAGATGGTGAGACAACTCTAGTTCCTGAAGATGAATTACCTTTGAAGTTACCAGCAGAAGCAGATATCAAGCCATCTGGTACAGGTGAATCACCACTCGCTAACTTGACTGACTGGGTTAATGTTGTTGATAAGAACGGTCGTAAGGGCCGTCGTGAAACTAATACGATGCCACAATGGGCTGGTAGTTCTTGGTATTATCTAAGATATATTGATCCACATAATGATGAAAAACTTGCCGATTATGATTTATTGAAAGAATGGCTACCTGTTGATCTATATATTGGTGGTGCAGAACATGCGGTACTTCACTTGTTGTATGCAAGATTCTGGCACAAAGTATTATATGATATGGGTGTAGTTCCAACTAAAGAACCATTCCAAAAGCTATTTAACCAAGGAATGATTTTGGGTGATAATCATGAAAAGATGTCTAAGTCAAAGGGTAATGTTGTCAATCCAGATGATGTTGTCGAGTCATTTGGTGCAGATACTTTGAGAGTTTACGAAATGTTCATGGGTCCATTGGATGCATCTATTCCTTGGTCAGAAAATGGACTTTCAGGTGCTCACAAATTCCTTGATCGTGTGTGGAGATTATTCATAAATGATGATGATTACAGCACACTTCGTGAAGGATATGTAGTCGATACAAACGATGGTAAATTAGATAAGATATATAATGAAACAGTTAAAAAGGTAACTGAAGATTATGATGCATTGCGTTTCAATACAGCAATTTCACAAATGATGGTCTTCGTTAATGAAGCACATAAAACTGACTCTATGCCTAGAGAATATGCTGAAGGATTCGTTAAGTTACTTGCGCCAATTGCTCCACATATGATGGAAGAATTATGGAGTAAGTACGATCATAAAAATTCAATCAGTTATGAACCATGGCCAACTTATGATGAAAGTAAGATGATCTCAGATACTGTTGAATTGATTCTTCAAGTTAATGGTAAATTACGAGACAAGATGGAAGTTCCTGTCGGAATGGGCAAAGAAGAAATTGAAAAACTTGCTCGTGAAGATGAAAAAGTCCAGAAATTTACTGAAGGTAAAAATATTGTCAAAGTAATTGTTATTCCTAATAAGATTGTAAATATCGTTGTTAAATAA
- a CDS encoding putative polysaccharide biosynthesis protein, producing the protein MLKGSAWMTAGSIFSRILGAIYIIPWMAWMGSSYPQANALYAKGYNIYSLFIIISTAGIPGAISKQISHYNALDEYSTGNKLFKHGLKIMTIMGVAFGILMYFGAPLMAAIFADGDPRSIPVIKSLAIAVLIIPILSIMRGYMQGYSDMAPSAISQFIEQIARVIYMLGATYLIMEVNNGSYISAVVQSTFAAFIGAAFAIAILAFSFIKKLPHLRSLSRNGKAPKELNKNFTREIFEQAVPFIILDAGITFFNLFDQSTFNQFMRMFVKATGDQLDNYYSLFGFQANKLIMIIVSLSTAMAVTAIPILSGLYSKGVKKDIENQISNTLELFFFVMIPASLGMYAVSQPLWTTFYRYDQLGILMLQFSSVISILLGLFTVLSAVLQALYRNGLAIRYFVYGFIVKVVVQIPMIGLFHEFGPLVATSIGMGVVCWLMTKKLHDIYPFDTNRLSRRISGIILFSLIMFAVVVLINWIVFHFVGNSNRVLSMVILVVEAVIGGSIYGYLVLKTQLADKILGSKVERIRRLVKIK; encoded by the coding sequence ATGTTGAAGGGTTCAGCTTGGATGACTGCTGGTAGTATTTTTTCACGTATTTTAGGTGCGATATATATTATTCCATGGATGGCCTGGATGGGTTCATCCTATCCGCAAGCCAATGCTTTGTATGCAAAAGGGTATAATATCTATAGTTTATTTATTATTATTTCTACTGCTGGTATACCAGGAGCTATTTCAAAGCAGATTTCACATTATAACGCTTTGGACGAATACTCGACTGGTAATAAGTTATTCAAACATGGTTTAAAAATAATGACCATAATGGGTGTAGCTTTTGGAATATTAATGTATTTTGGTGCACCGTTAATGGCAGCCATTTTTGCTGATGGTGATCCAAGAAGTATTCCAGTTATTAAGTCATTGGCAATTGCTGTCTTGATAATTCCAATCCTGAGTATAATGAGAGGGTACATGCAGGGATATTCTGACATGGCACCTTCAGCTATTTCTCAATTTATTGAACAGATTGCTAGAGTTATCTATATGCTTGGCGCAACATATTTAATAATGGAAGTTAATAACGGTAGTTATATTAGCGCAGTTGTTCAGTCAACCTTTGCGGCTTTTATTGGTGCGGCATTTGCTATAGCTATTTTGGCATTCTCATTTATAAAAAAGCTTCCTCATTTACGATCTTTGTCTAGAAATGGGAAAGCCCCTAAAGAATTAAACAAGAATTTTACTAGAGAAATTTTTGAGCAGGCAGTTCCATTTATTATTTTGGACGCTGGTATCACTTTCTTTAATTTATTTGACCAATCAACATTTAATCAATTTATGAGAATGTTTGTAAAAGCCACTGGTGATCAATTGGATAATTACTATTCCTTATTTGGTTTCCAAGCTAACAAACTGATTATGATTATTGTTTCATTATCAACTGCCATGGCAGTTACAGCTATTCCCATTCTTTCTGGGCTGTACTCTAAGGGAGTTAAAAAAGATATTGAGAATCAGATTTCTAATACATTAGAGTTGTTTTTCTTTGTCATGATTCCCGCATCCTTGGGGATGTATGCTGTGTCACAACCATTGTGGACGACATTCTATCGTTATGATCAGTTGGGTATTTTAATGCTACAATTTAGTTCAGTTATCTCAATATTGTTAGGATTATTTACGGTTCTTTCGGCTGTTTTACAAGCTTTGTATCGTAATGGACTAGCAATTAGATACTTTGTTTATGGATTTATTGTAAAGGTAGTAGTACAAATTCCAATGATTGGATTATTCCATGAATTCGGCCCATTAGTTGCAACAAGTATAGGTATGGGTGTTGTTTGTTGGTTGATGACCAAAAAGCTGCATGATATTTATCCATTTGATACTAATCGATTGTCGCGTAGAATAAGTGGTATCATTCTGTTCTCATTGATTATGTTTGCCGTAGTCGTTCTTATCAACTGGATAGTATTCCATTTTGTAGGAAACTCTAATCGAGTATTGAGTATGGTTATCTTAGTTGTGGAAGCTGTTATTGGTGGTTCGATCTACGGATACCTTGTTTTGAAGACACAATTAGCGGATAAGATACTTGGTAGTAAAGTTGAACGCATTAGACGTTTAGTTAAAATTAAGTGA
- a CDS encoding LysR family transcriptional regulator → MNSIRLHYFCDVARLRSFSKAAEENYISQTAISQQIAKLEDELQITLLDRSKLPIELTRIGQVVYHRSKIILEQYNVLRGEIVQMKQTDKVVTVAYPNGAVEPVEKFVLPKIKEIVGLELFLVKSDLNDIQDKLLNKTVDLAITFDSEITETGQLSTLDLTSGNYDVVVGENHPWYFIDEIKPEQLINEKVIYVQNRPNTNSYLKMKDHSQADNVPLNITATVSDIDTALLLVQLDKGITFMPDYKSLTNEYKNLHRVKLLNSQHKYRICLAWRKNDQNGNLQKVIDKFDR, encoded by the coding sequence ATGAATTCTATTCGTTTACATTATTTTTGTGATGTTGCCAGATTACGAAGCTTTTCAAAAGCAGCTGAAGAAAATTACATTTCACAAACGGCAATTAGTCAACAAATTGCTAAGTTAGAAGATGAATTACAAATAACTTTATTAGATCGATCAAAGCTTCCTATTGAATTAACAAGAATTGGACAGGTAGTGTATCATCGTTCAAAAATAATATTGGAACAGTATAATGTTTTGAGAGGTGAAATTGTTCAAATGAAACAAACGGATAAGGTAGTGACGGTCGCATATCCCAATGGAGCAGTTGAACCAGTAGAGAAATTTGTGTTACCAAAAATAAAAGAAATTGTTGGTCTAGAATTGTTTTTAGTAAAAAGTGATTTGAATGATATTCAAGATAAATTATTAAATAAGACCGTAGACTTGGCGATTACATTTGATTCTGAAATTACCGAGACGGGCCAGTTATCTACTTTGGATTTAACAAGTGGAAATTATGATGTTGTAGTTGGTGAGAACCATCCCTGGTATTTTATTGATGAAATCAAGCCAGAACAATTAATAAATGAAAAGGTGATCTATGTTCAAAATCGGCCTAACACTAATTCATATTTAAAAATGAAAGATCATTCACAAGCCGACAATGTTCCATTGAATATAACAGCTACGGTTTCTGATATTGATACCGCATTACTATTAGTTCAATTGGATAAGGGAATTACTTTTATGCCTGATTATAAATCTTTAACTAATGAATATAAGAATTTACATCGTGTAAAATTATTAAATAGTCAACATAAATATAGAATTTGCTTAGCTTGGCGTAAAAATGATCAAAATGGAAACTTACAAAAAGTGATAGACAAATTCGATAGATAG
- a CDS encoding NAD(P)H-binding protein: MDKYVFTGVDGNFGRIAAETALKLLDKSQLIFTAPTQQGVEKYAKQGIETRITDFNDSVGLAKAFTGATKVLLISMPFVGTKRQQAHKNVIDACLASGVKQIVYTSLVNASDPTNPSIEKIDHAWTESYVENTKLDYIFLRNSQYAEAMISNYFAMLEQGVLSNNQAEGKMAYISRQDCAIAAAYAMASNLEHSILNINGPELITISDLIAIGNEVTGNKLAYQEVSDEEDYAVFDKMGVPRNTDGQFKKGSSAPFSSDGMVTFGQAIREGKMSTFSDDFLKLTGSKPRTVRTMFEHADDYQIGARHSIDA; the protein is encoded by the coding sequence ATGGATAAATATGTTTTTACTGGAGTAGACGGTAATTTTGGTAGAATTGCTGCTGAAACTGCTTTGAAACTTTTAGATAAATCTCAATTGATATTTACTGCACCAACACAACAAGGCGTTGAAAAGTACGCTAAACAAGGCATTGAAACAAGAATAACTGACTTTAATGACTCTGTAGGATTAGCCAAGGCATTTACTGGTGCTACTAAAGTATTGTTAATATCTATGCCTTTTGTTGGAACTAAACGTCAACAAGCACATAAAAATGTCATTGATGCATGTTTAGCTTCTGGTGTAAAACAAATTGTCTATACATCACTTGTTAATGCTAGTGACCCAACCAATCCTAGTATAGAGAAAATTGATCATGCATGGACTGAGTCATACGTTGAAAATACTAAACTTGATTATATTTTCTTGCGTAATTCTCAATATGCTGAAGCAATGATCTCCAATTATTTTGCTATGTTGGAACAAGGTGTGCTATCCAATAATCAAGCTGAAGGAAAGATGGCTTACATTTCTCGCCAAGATTGTGCAATTGCCGCAGCATATGCAATGGCATCTAATTTGGAACATTCTATTTTAAATATTAATGGACCAGAGTTAATTACTATTTCTGACTTAATTGCTATTGGTAACGAAGTAACCGGTAATAAGTTAGCTTATCAAGAAGTTAGTGATGAAGAGGACTATGCTGTTTTTGATAAAATGGGAGTTCCAAGAAATACAGATGGACAATTCAAGAAGGGGAGTTCGGCACCATTTTCTTCTGATGGGATGGTAACTTTTGGCCAAGCTATTCGTGAAGGCAAAATGAGTACTTTCTCAGATGACTTCTTGAAGCTAACCGGTTCTAAACCACGTACTGTAAGAACAATGTTTGAGCATGCTGATGATTATCAAATTGGTGCTAGACATTCAATTGATGCTTAA